Proteins co-encoded in one Capnocytophaga ochracea DSM 7271 genomic window:
- a CDS encoding RHS repeat-associated core domain-containing protein — MKKLLLLLSVCYTLVCFSQEELPYRTIPWESFSEGNTYTPTETMLSSGSSITARGGGANTVGLTTGELSVSGTGAAVYTVPIVVPKGIGGVAPTLALTYNSQSGNGIAGYGWHLAGLSVISRVGSTMYHNDNITEVNLTETDQFALDGQRLMLKEGKHGESGSVYETETFSQVRIKAVGKSKNVAFGPDYFEVLYPDGSKAYYGRNHKGNRAQSVLEYALSHWENAQGISIEYYYTIENNHMVISRIEYGGKDNALHTVSFKYIARNRTENAYVGGIASINDKILSAIIVTDNNTPYRDYELKYNVNSLDYNRLVSVEEGVEGEKRTPIIFQYWDTVNPNEEFKINKGAIGQTTISQVNNVNSTVVPLDLNGDNYTDFVLYPTTGERANRDLYIFEEYRRTPLYSPIEVDMGHTFKELFPVKILKKDMLVSSISKGQGIVTAQYEENRILLRPYIRGTNSLIPKEPIRFYFPAYPNEEEHCRGFASDVRPVPPITYDLYNKDFKLVSGDFTGDGLTNIIAIEYPFKICESRMKRLVEQRETICTCEYRDVGGGVHLIDLNQELRYNSHTKKIGYVYLQKGDLVWTMDVNGNGKTDIIVITKGAMYIYEITKPYPYDLKLINQYHSPYIKVDEFHPIAGDFNGDGKIDFLLPTADRSNRFELLVNEGIRFFPLEQYFDFTFNKLYVEKVIVRRKIFHTTYGYHKHSYSLIPIDINSDGKTDIIQYYTLIDHKGDEIVSTFNVFANVFEVGRLSFKKKGKTLALEGGNQARPHIIFSSVDERDRIIDISLFSGNKIRNYSLYENNREDMLLRKVNNGETNYSVTYQPMATVSNKGKDMSVYYGKQETERYPYMTISNIRSIGLVAKLEREGIKIPKAERRFAYYNAVSHMQGLGFLGFSGIGSTDWYEPNDQYGLGKTLYQHKVMNPHLRGALTEEYTLEGMRYDIIESTLKEQNIQHTIYQYNDLSPSKVFKLQLTQQTTEDKLSGLTTTNNFSYDADGNLTEQRTQTDGYSQSTRVSYLPKSESPYFSGLPQQKETTTTLSGDSFSTAETFAYEKGLLTTHKTQGNGTGWRTTSYGYDEYGNVIEQTATAEDGQQRTERYTYDPSHRFVTAHTDHEGQVTKFSYNNRGLLESETTPLGQSTLYAYDLWGRPTQTTNFLGKKTTMRYSFDGSIFKNITENEEGAYSAESYNTLGWLLEKESNDAFNNHYAVSYEYDGIGQLMSVSAPHPGGASQKAKRTEYDVYGRPTTITSPEGKITRFTYDKLKTTADDGQQQVISTRDAQGNIVEHQDTGGTVRYSYFANGSLKTADYGGAIQKITQDGWGRKTSLTDPSAGRYTYQYDTWGNLTEETTPKGKTTFSYEQGTDRLSEKHITGDYTDMHIRYTYNADKLLTQIDNQNKDGNNDSYRYEYNGLKQLVQTTETNPQAVFTKNYTYDAFGRVQQETTTAQTAGKRVSSAVQYRYENGELIEMKTASGATLWKLSASNEYGQPLSLHKGKTQENFQYNSHFPKMQTVQREDTPLNVLQYDFNPQRGLLNHRTYSFYNQKEEFAYDTTDRLTRWGNATHQYDERGRITENSAIGTYEYTRNGYQQQKLTTNEAGETYLEKHPLPTVRYNAFKAPEQIYVKDKERISYEYNAFGERSHCYYGNAEVEKAKRPMLKHYSHDGSVEIVCNKTDNSTKFIFYLGGDAYSAPAILISDGETSKLYYLHRDYLGSIVMLTDENGNIAERSHFDPWGQPIKVEDGAGKVLQGLTLLDRGFTGHEHLQTVGLIHMNGRLYDPALHRFLQPDNYVQDPFNTQNFNRYGYCLNNPLVYVDENGEFLLGTIFTHMWETVENVFTHGVNFHHYSYEKTERAWEIDKGMFTGDFGQILNKWTWGAVNTLAGNFLGQELNRWGLVNGVSHLDGAVALSGVNSEGRAFTIGNYIFGPDNFKADWRDHLFVHEYGHYIQSQYFGAFYLPIVATTSLASTQKIGGSDHSTRWFEVQASKMGAEHFDRLYGSGAKGYKKGSSDFFDKESFVNGKWSPYINPRLGSSYQGSKGNPIDGARFTGWDVAVPILTPIVISTVLKLIF; from the coding sequence ATGAAAAAGTTGTTATTATTACTATCTGTTTGTTATACGTTAGTTTGCTTTTCACAAGAAGAATTACCCTATAGAACTATTCCGTGGGAATCTTTCAGTGAAGGCAATACTTATACTCCTACAGAAACAATGCTTTCTTCGGGGAGCAGTATTACCGCAAGAGGAGGAGGTGCTAATACTGTGGGCTTGACTACGGGTGAACTGAGTGTATCAGGCACAGGTGCTGCAGTGTATACCGTGCCTATTGTGGTACCTAAAGGCATAGGAGGTGTAGCACCTACGTTGGCATTGACCTACAATAGCCAGAGTGGTAACGGCATTGCGGGTTACGGTTGGCACTTAGCGGGGCTTTCGGTGATAAGCAGAGTGGGGAGCACAATGTATCACAACGACAACATTACCGAAGTAAACCTTACGGAAACAGACCAGTTTGCGTTGGACGGACAGCGATTGATGCTGAAAGAAGGCAAACACGGCGAGAGTGGATCGGTGTACGAGACTGAAACTTTCTCGCAAGTACGTATTAAGGCAGTGGGCAAGAGCAAGAACGTGGCTTTTGGACCTGATTACTTTGAGGTACTTTACCCTGATGGCTCTAAAGCGTATTATGGAAGAAATCACAAGGGAAATAGAGCACAAAGTGTATTGGAATATGCACTTTCTCATTGGGAGAATGCACAAGGGATAAGCATTGAGTATTATTACACCATAGAAAATAACCATATGGTTATAAGCCGTATTGAATATGGAGGAAAGGACAATGCGCTTCATACGGTTAGTTTTAAATATATAGCTCGTAATCGTACAGAGAATGCCTATGTAGGAGGTATAGCGTCTATAAACGATAAGATATTATCGGCTATTATTGTAACTGACAATAATACCCCTTATAGAGATTATGAACTGAAATACAACGTTAATAGTTTAGATTATAATCGATTGGTATCAGTAGAGGAAGGTGTAGAAGGAGAAAAACGCACTCCAATAATTTTTCAATACTGGGATACCGTAAACCCTAATGAAGAGTTTAAAATAAATAAAGGTGCTATAGGGCAAACAACAATATCACAGGTAAACAATGTTAATTCTACTGTTGTGCCTCTTGACCTTAATGGCGATAATTATACCGATTTTGTACTATATCCTACTACAGGAGAAAGAGCTAACAGAGATTTATATATTTTTGAGGAATATAGAAGAACACCTTTATACTCTCCTATAGAGGTTGATATGGGACACACTTTTAAGGAACTATTTCCTGTGAAGATTCTTAAAAAAGATATGCTTGTTTCTAGTATTTCTAAGGGGCAAGGCATTGTAACTGCCCAGTATGAAGAAAACAGGATATTACTAAGACCTTATATAAGAGGGACAAACTCTTTAATTCCTAAGGAGCCAATACGTTTCTATTTTCCTGCTTATCCTAATGAAGAAGAGCATTGTAGAGGTTTTGCGAGCGATGTTCGCCCCGTACCTCCTATAACTTATGACTTATACAATAAAGATTTCAAATTAGTATCGGGAGACTTTACTGGCGATGGGCTTACTAATATTATAGCGATTGAATATCCTTTTAAAATATGTGAGTCACGTATGAAAAGGTTGGTAGAACAAAGAGAAACGATATGTACTTGTGAATATAGAGATGTAGGGGGAGGAGTTCATCTTATAGATTTAAATCAAGAACTAAGATATAATAGCCACACTAAGAAAATAGGATATGTATATTTACAAAAAGGTGATTTAGTTTGGACAATGGATGTAAATGGTAATGGGAAAACCGATATTATTGTCATTACTAAAGGAGCAATGTACATATATGAAATAACAAAGCCTTATCCTTATGACTTAAAGCTTATCAATCAGTATCACAGTCCCTATATAAAAGTAGATGAGTTTCACCCTATAGCTGGTGATTTTAATGGAGATGGAAAAATAGACTTTCTGCTTCCTACTGCTGATAGGAGTAATCGATTTGAGTTATTAGTTAATGAAGGGATACGTTTTTTTCCTTTAGAACAATATTTTGACTTTACTTTTAATAAACTATATGTAGAAAAAGTTATAGTTCGTAGAAAAATTTTTCATACAACCTATGGCTATCATAAGCATAGCTATAGCCTTATACCTATTGATATTAACAGTGATGGAAAGACTGATATTATACAATATTATACTCTAATAGATCACAAAGGAGACGAAATAGTAAGTACTTTTAATGTGTTTGCGAATGTATTTGAGGTAGGGAGGCTTTCTTTTAAGAAAAAAGGAAAAACTCTTGCTTTGGAAGGAGGAAATCAGGCAAGACCTCATATCATATTCTCGTCAGTTGATGAGCGCGATAGGATCATAGATATCTCACTCTTTTCAGGAAATAAGATTAGGAACTACTCTTTATATGAAAACAATAGAGAAGATATGTTATTGAGAAAGGTGAATAATGGAGAGACAAACTACTCAGTTACCTATCAACCAATGGCTACTGTTTCTAATAAAGGGAAGGATATGTCAGTTTACTATGGCAAACAAGAAACTGAAAGATATCCTTATATGACTATTAGCAATATACGTTCTATAGGATTAGTTGCTAAATTAGAACGAGAAGGTATAAAAATTCCTAAAGCAGAGCGTAGGTTTGCTTATTATAATGCTGTTAGCCATATGCAGGGGTTAGGTTTTCTTGGTTTTTCGGGTATTGGAAGTACAGATTGGTATGAGCCTAATGACCAATATGGATTAGGGAAAACTTTATACCAGCATAAAGTGATGAACCCACATTTAAGAGGAGCTTTGACAGAAGAATACACCTTAGAAGGAATGCGGTATGATATTATAGAATCAACACTTAAAGAACAAAATATACAGCATACCATTTACCAATACAATGACCTTAGTCCTAGCAAGGTCTTTAAACTACAACTTACCCAGCAAACCACTGAAGATAAACTTTCGGGACTAACGACTACCAATAATTTTAGTTATGATGCGGACGGTAACCTCACGGAACAACGCACCCAAACGGACGGCTATAGCCAAAGTACGCGCGTGAGCTATTTACCAAAGAGCGAGAGTCCGTATTTTTCAGGCTTACCTCAACAGAAAGAGACGACCACCACCTTGTCAGGCGATAGTTTTAGCACCGCTGAAACTTTTGCTTATGAGAAAGGTTTGCTCACTACCCATAAAACCCAAGGCAATGGTACGGGTTGGCGTACTACTTCTTATGGTTATGATGAGTACGGCAACGTAATAGAACAAACTGCCACTGCTGAAGACGGACAACAACGTACCGAACGCTATACCTATGACCCAAGCCACCGTTTTGTAACAGCTCATACCGACCACGAAGGACAGGTAACCAAGTTTAGCTATAACAATAGAGGTCTGCTGGAAAGCGAAACGACTCCATTAGGACAAAGTACTCTTTACGCCTATGACCTTTGGGGTAGACCTACCCAAACCACGAATTTCTTAGGCAAGAAAACCACGATGCGCTATAGCTTTGACGGAAGTATTTTTAAGAACATTACCGAGAACGAAGAAGGTGCTTACAGTGCAGAGAGCTATAACACTTTAGGCTGGTTGTTAGAAAAAGAGAGTAACGATGCTTTTAACAACCACTATGCGGTTAGCTACGAGTACGACGGTATAGGGCAACTAATGAGCGTGAGTGCCCCTCACCCAGGAGGTGCTTCTCAAAAGGCGAAGAGGACAGAATACGATGTATATGGACGACCTACCACTATCACCAGTCCCGAAGGTAAAATAACCCGTTTTACCTACGACAAACTCAAAACTACCGCTGATGACGGACAGCAACAAGTGATAAGCACCCGCGATGCCCAAGGTAACATTGTAGAACACCAAGATACGGGCGGTACTGTGCGCTATAGCTACTTTGCCAATGGTAGCTTAAAAACAGCCGACTATGGAGGTGCCATACAAAAGATAACCCAAGACGGCTGGGGACGCAAAACAAGCCTTACCGACCCTTCGGCAGGGCGATATACCTATCAATACGACACGTGGGGTAACCTCACCGAAGAAACGACCCCTAAGGGTAAGACCACCTTTAGCTATGAACAAGGTACCGACCGCCTGAGTGAAAAACATATTACGGGCGATTATACCGATATGCACATACGCTATACTTATAACGCCGACAAACTGCTCACCCAAATAGACAACCAAAACAAAGACGGCAATAACGACAGTTACCGCTATGAGTATAACGGACTCAAACAATTGGTTCAAACTACCGAAACCAACCCGCAAGCGGTATTTACTAAAAACTATACTTATGATGCCTTTGGACGTGTACAACAAGAAACCACTACCGCCCAAACGGCAGGCAAGCGTGTGAGCAGTGCCGTGCAATACCGCTACGAGAATGGGGAACTCATAGAAATGAAAACAGCCAGCGGAGCGACCCTTTGGAAACTGAGCGCAAGTAACGAATACGGACAACCGCTGAGCCTTCACAAAGGAAAGACCCAAGAGAATTTCCAGTACAACAGTCATTTTCCTAAAATGCAAACTGTACAACGGGAAGATACTCCGCTGAACGTATTGCAATACGATTTCAACCCACAACGAGGACTGCTGAATCATCGTACTTATAGTTTTTATAACCAAAAAGAAGAATTTGCGTATGACACCACCGACCGCCTCACCCGCTGGGGCAATGCCACCCACCAATACGACGAACGGGGTCGCATTACCGAAAACAGTGCCATAGGTACCTATGAATACACACGCAATGGCTACCAACAGCAAAAACTCACTACTAATGAAGCAGGTGAGACGTATTTAGAAAAACACCCACTGCCCACTGTAAGGTATAACGCTTTTAAAGCCCCAGAGCAGATATATGTAAAGGATAAAGAGCGAATAAGCTATGAATACAACGCCTTTGGTGAACGTTCACATTGCTATTATGGCAATGCCGAAGTAGAAAAAGCCAAACGCCCAATGCTTAAACACTACAGCCACGACGGTAGTGTAGAGATAGTATGTAACAAAACCGATAACAGCACCAAGTTTATATTTTACTTAGGCGGTGATGCCTATAGTGCTCCTGCTATACTCATTTCGGACGGAGAAACCTCAAAACTCTATTACCTACACCGCGACTATCTGGGAAGTATTGTAATGCTCACTGATGAGAACGGCAATATAGCTGAAAGAAGCCATTTTGACCCTTGGGGACAACCCATAAAAGTAGAAGATGGAGCGGGAAAAGTGTTACAAGGTTTAACTTTATTAGATAGAGGTTTTACAGGGCACGAACACCTGCAAACGGTAGGACTTATCCATATGAATGGACGGTTGTACGACCCTGCGTTACACCGTTTCTTACAACCCGATAACTATGTACAAGACCCTTTTAATACTCAAAATTTTAATAGATATGGGTACTGTTTGAACAACCCACTGGTGTATGTGGATGAGAATGGGGAGTTTCTATTAGGAACTATCTTTACGCATATGTGGGAAACAGTTGAAAATGTTTTTACTCACGGAGTTAATTTTCATCATTATAGTTATGAAAAAACGGAAAGAGCGTGGGAAATAGACAAAGGTATGTTTACAGGTGATTTTGGGCAGATATTGAACAAGTGGACTTGGGGAGCTGTAAATACGCTTGCAGGTAACTTCTTAGGACAAGAACTTAACCGTTGGGGGTTGGTGAATGGTGTTTCACATTTAGATGGTGCTGTAGCATTGAGTGGCGTAAATTCAGAAGGGAGAGCATTTACTATTGGAAACTATATTTTTGGACCGGATAATTTTAAAGCAGATTGGAGAGACCATTTATTTGTGCACGAATATGGACACTATATACAAAGCCAATACTTTGGAGCTTTTTATTTGCCTATTGTAGCTACCACAAGTTTAGCAAGTACTCAAAAAATAGGAGGTTCAGATCATAGTACACGTTGGTTTGAGGTACAAGCCAGCAAAATGGGAGCAGAGCATTTTGATAGATTATATGGCTCTGGCGCAAAAGGATATAAGAAAGGAAGTTCTGACTTTTTTGATAAGGAATCTTTTGTGAATGGAAAATGGTCTCCCTACATAAATCCAAGATTAGGATCTTCTTACCAAGGTAGCAAAGGGAATCCTATTGATGGAGCTCGTTTTACAGGTTGGGATGTAGCAGTTCCTATTTTAACCCCTATTGTAATTAGTACAGTATTAAAATTAATATTTTAG
- a CDS encoding T9SS type A sorting domain-containing protein: MLKYLIFFLGTLSIYAQKEYCFQYDSAGNQRSALLCLNGKDDATDEELFDELPEALKSSETDNSSKITLQGAPNPVTDNLAVYWHHSENGVLTQLVVFSVDGKMMFRTDQIPANEPFHINVSTWSVGYYFLVATFSDGSRKVFKVVKQ; the protein is encoded by the coding sequence ATGCTAAAGTATCTTATCTTCTTTTTAGGTACCCTTAGTATCTATGCTCAAAAAGAGTACTGTTTTCAGTACGACAGCGCGGGTAACCAGCGCAGTGCACTTTTGTGCCTCAACGGCAAAGACGACGCTACCGATGAGGAGCTCTTTGACGAACTGCCTGAGGCTTTGAAATCTTCAGAGACTGATAATTCTTCTAAAATTACTCTGCAAGGAGCACCTAACCCTGTAACTGATAACTTGGCGGTATATTGGCATCACAGTGAAAATGGAGTGCTGACGCAACTTGTTGTGTTTTCGGTAGACGGCAAGATGATGTTTAGGACAGATCAAATTCCTGCGAATGAGCCTTTTCACATCAATGTATCGACTTGGTCGGTGGGGTATTACTTTTTGGTAGCTACGTTTTCTGACGGCAGTAGGAAGGTGTTTAAGGTGGTGAAACAATGA
- the folE gene encoding GTP cyclohydrolase I FolE, producing the protein MNKNQEEDILGDNHIATSAVTPLRADAFQMSETEKIAEIETHVRAILHTLGMDLTDDSLKGTPKRVAKMFVKEIFGGLLPERKPSMSTFENSYHYGEMLVEKNIVVYSTCEHHLLPIVGRAHVGYISNGKVLGLSKMNRIVEYYAKRPQVQERLTMQIVQEMQRALGTEDVACIIDAKHLCVNSRGIEDIDSSTVTAEFGGKFKDPEVRKEFLEYIKLDTRFH; encoded by the coding sequence ATGAATAAAAATCAAGAAGAAGATATATTAGGAGATAACCATATAGCAACTTCGGCAGTTACACCACTCAGAGCAGATGCTTTTCAGATGAGTGAAACCGAAAAAATAGCAGAAATAGAAACTCACGTACGTGCTATTTTACATACTTTGGGAATGGATTTAACCGATGATAGTTTGAAAGGCACTCCCAAGCGTGTAGCTAAGATGTTTGTAAAAGAGATTTTTGGAGGCTTATTACCAGAGCGCAAACCTTCGATGTCTACTTTTGAGAACTCTTACCATTATGGTGAGATGTTGGTAGAGAAGAATATCGTGGTGTATTCCACTTGTGAACACCACTTGTTACCTATTGTAGGGCGTGCTCACGTGGGCTATATTTCTAACGGTAAAGTGTTAGGGCTTTCGAAGATGAATCGTATTGTAGAGTACTATGCGAAACGTCCGCAAGTGCAGGAACGCCTTACTATGCAAATAGTACAAGAGATGCAACGCGCTCTCGGCACCGAAGATGTGGCTTGTATTATAGATGCCAAACACCTATGTGTGAACTCTCGCGGTATAGAAGATATTGATAGCAGTACGGTTACTGCTGAGTTTGGAGGTAAATTCAAAGACCCTGAGGTAAGAAAGGAGTTCTTAGAATATATCAAATTAGACACGAGATTCCATTAA